GCAATGGCAACATCGAAAACATAACACTTTAGGGCAAAGTTACAGTTTATGTGTGTGCGTGTTGGACGGAATAGTcgcgtgcgtgtatgtgtgtttttctCGTGTGAATATAAGAATATGAATAGCTGCATGTGTATTACTTTTGACGTGCGTGCATATTTGTGATCTCTtgtgaatataaaaaatacaaagcaGAATGTGTATTACCTTTTACCACATACCTTCTATAGATGTGTTtatatagtgtgtttttttaaacatagttGTATATTCTCCAGCcatgtgtgtgtatatgtgttgtttttgcatttgcATGTGTCTTTTTCACCATATGAAATAAGATATTCTTGATTTAATTTACCTCTATAccttatattgtttaaattccGTATTGTGtgtatgaacatatttgtatgtaaatattaaCTGTGTATaccaaaaaatgacaaaaaatgtatGCTCCATATAAAGCTTCTcagaacataatatattttacaaactaaCATTTACAATTACGaagaaacatttacaataacaaagcaacatttacaataacaaCAGTAAATTTACGAAAGTGTTTATATCATCTCGACTGCAtttcaaattatcaaaaattaTAGTGTTGATCACTGATAATTTTGCAATTATGATTTGTCTAAATTCGGCGTGCAAATCAGTGTTCTATTTGATATATTCAGTATTAATTGGAATACAGTACACAATAGGTGCACGTCAGACCATTCATTAAATTAAACAGTAAATTATGTGCAACATTAAGATATTGGTCACTTAACCAaagatagatggatagatagataAACAAAGATATAGATAGATAACGCTGAACAGCTTCAGCTACAGTATGTTAAATCCCCTATACCAAAGTCATAACCTAATCTACAACTGGCAATACGTAATGACTATCACTACAGAGATCAAGTAGTTATTCCGAAATTGTTGCAAACATGATCTTTTGAAAAACGAAATAGAGACAGTAATCATTTCGATCTAAACAATcaacgaaaataaaataaacattttgaaaaaaatatgagagCTCGTTTCTCGTAAACAAACGTTTAGGCCCAAATGAAATAGAAACTTGAATGGATAGCTTCACATTTAAATACACGAACAAGACCAGTTGGTGTTTGTCAACCTCTTTATTAGTGTATTGGTTTTAACGCGTATCGTACACGACCAGCTTTGGTTGCTAACGAGTTTTATTTTGATGGAGTAGAGCAAATATGAAGCAAGGAAAATTCATCGTAccatttattcttatttcattaatgatttttgttatgAATAGTCggataaaaaacatatttaagaatgaaaatgctgtaagtttaaatttatgttaaatttatgttaatctatttatactttatattgtACGTCGTGACGTAATATTATAAGTAATGTATTGGTTTTGTAGTATGAAAATAAGTAATTatgttgatgatgttgatgatgtatggtataatttttacatagtattttattgtttacgaACTTAACAGGTAACAATATATACGAATACGTTATTGTTGAGACACGTATTGTTTATCTTGTGAACATCGGATTGTACATTATCTATCCAAATATTGTAAAACTAtagaattgtttgttttgtgttttaggtaataaaattacattaatgtaaattaattttgCTTCGGATACACGTTGATTGAAAATAAAGCCATGAAATGTGGATTGGAGACGATTGTGAAAAACCTAAGTTTGGGCGTTGTATGCACTAGATTTGACGCGCAGGGGATCAAATAGTCatatgtaatgtattttttacagaagGTACATTGGTGGATACTTTGGAGACTTCCACTGAtctatgttttcattgttagtATGAAGTTATATAGCACTTTTGTTTCAGGACCTTCCATGCTCCTCTCTTAATTTCAATCCTGTGCATACGATAATAATATTACTTATTGCATATCTCATATGCTATATATGTAGGCATGTACAAATAAAGGCATTGATGATATTTCCAATATGCCtctttatacatatatcatttgGAAAACTCATTTAGAATCACATTTGgcatatattaattaacattcaaaattatatagatatgtatatgttatagtATCAAATGGCATCTTGTCATTGGACATAAATTAAAGTCAAGTGGCAAAAAAATATCCTTCAATTTTCTATtagaaacatatattaaaatttcaatgttgATTCTATTCATGAGCATAGGGTCTAAATGCctattgtgtattttattaatgtaatacatgaactatatatgcaatatgcatattgtgtattttatttatgtaatacatgaactatatatggaaaatgcatactgtgtattttatttatgtaatacatgaactatatatggaaaatgcctattgtgtattttatttatgtaatacatGAACTATATGTGCAATATgcatattgtgtattttatttatgtaatacatgaactatatatggaaaatgcatatttttgtgtattttatatatgtaatacatgaactaaatacagaaaatgcatattgtgtattttatttatttaattcacgaactatatattgaaaatgcatattgtgtattttatttatgtaattcacgaactatatatggaaaatgcatattctgtattttatttatgtaatacatgaactatatatggaaaatgcatattctgtattttatttatgtaatacatgaactatatatggaaaatgcatattctgtattttatttatgtaatacatgaactatatatggaaaatgcctattgtgtattttatttataattcacgaactatatatggaaaatgcatattgtgtattttatttatgtaatacatgaactatatatggaaaatgcatattgtgtattttatatatgtaatacatgaactatatatggaaaatgcatattgtgtattttatttatttaattcacgaACAATATATGGAAAATgcatattgtgtattttatttatgtaatacacgaactatatatggaaaatgcatattgtgtattttatttatgtaattgacgaactatatatggaaaatgcatattgtgtattttatttatgtaatacatgaactatatatgaaaaatgcatattcTGTATTTTATTGATGTAATTCACGAACTTTTTATGGAAAATgcatattgtgtattttatttatgtaagacatgaactatatatggaaaatgcatattctgtattttatttaagtaatacatgaactatatatggaaaatgcatactgtgtattttatttatgaaatgcaTGAACAATATATggaaaatgcatattttgtattttattatgaaattcatGAACTATGTATGGAAAATgcatattgtgtattttatttatgaaatgcaTGAACTATATGTAATACATGAACTATATATAGAAAATGgataatgtgtatttttttatgtaatacatgaactataaatggaaaatgcatattgtgtattttatttatgtaatacatgaactatatacggaaaatgcatattgtgtattttatttatgtaattatagATGAACTTTATATGGAAAATGCATTAAtcgtttatatttgaattgtttataaatgcttattttgtatttgtcgCCATTTGCTTATGGCGTTTTTGGCCGCATGGGTCCATGACGTGATAAAcagatgttttgttttgtgattacgttttacatacttttaaaattgtgtttaatacaGTTTTTGCTTTGGTGGCCAACTTTATAATCGTGACTCCCAAAATGAAACTAACCCGATAAAAAACATGAAACGAAAGTAGTTTATAAAGAATATCCGTATAATCACAAAACATTTAGATTTGGTATACTTGGTTAACTAATGATGCAATGGGAATACACTGACAAGACCAAAGGCTAAACATAAGCGTCACATAGATAGCAATAATCGACGACAGACATGAAACAACGCTGAGCGACCGTTTCATATCGTTGTTCCTTTGTTTACAGACGCCGAGGGTGAAAGCAGAACCGGAGGATTACATTATCCCCGATATTTCAAAGCTGAAACACATGTCGGAACAAAGTTTGATGCAAATATACTGGAAGTAAGTCTCCCTTTTTATGTTGACTGTTTTACCTACCCATTTAGCTGCTGTTGTTGAACGTACTTTACTATAACAGACAACATACTATTTAGAGTGTAACTATGTCTTTTCACAGGAGatcaacatttcattttcaattgaaaattgttaatgacagatgaacatttttttatttcactttataggttaatgaatatatattcgTCTGCATTATAATCCTTTGATTATTCATATgcagccatttgtataaaacCAGTTTATTCCTTTATTGGTCAAAATTAGtcgaaatatttattgattggcCAATATCTATCGTATATCGTACAGACCGATTAAAATGCTTGCATATGTAAActaaccaaaagataacctgCAAATAAGTTATGCAGTATTATACAACAGGCCCCTGGTTCAATGAAATGGGATGATCCCTTATTATCTACGTATATAAACATACTCGTCTGTAAGctcaatagttttcaagtatTATACACTTATCagtatattaatacatatacttttttttcGGAAAAGATTATATGTCACTTTCCATTAAATTACATATCTTTAAATTCTTCTTAAAAAAACGTTTTCCTTTTGAGAACGGTACGCAGACTAATACTTTATTGTCATGCATGACCAAATACAGACGCAaagatttaaacatacattttattagGTACATCAACAGACTGCAAGTGCTGTGTAAAGATATTATTCGAGTTGGAAGTCTAAAGGATGGAGGAAAAGAAATATGTATTGATGAACCATACAAACCGAAGACCCCATGTCTCGTGTACTCGTTTGGGTGAGTGAAATAATGAACGATACAACCCGAATGGTTGTTTCTAATGAGACATACAATCGGATGCTACCATGTCTTGTGTACTACAATTGGGTTACTTTGAAATTGAACTATACAAACCAAATCCACCATATCTATTGTAAGTCTAACGATGAATCATTCAAACCGATGCAAATATGTAGCTTTGTTCTTCTTTTTACACAATATGTTCTCATTATTAGTACGCTTTCCctcattaaaagaaaacaaacaaaaggcaacgtataaattttatttgtttttttgcaaagttTCCCACAAATGACTAATCTTCTTTAAAGAATCCCGAAGACAAGTTAATGTTTGGTTTgctgtgtgttgttgttgttgttgttttcaatttaggtttgatatattttaaccttttccattaaataatatcatgatcagttgtttttgtttggtaaTTATGCAAAGCAGTAGATCGTGGTTTTACATGAATTGATGTATAATTATGTCACTACAAATATAGcaaaatgtataacatattcACAAACATTTTTGTGAATTATAAGATCAcgatatcacgaaaatactcaagcAATCTTTTAATCTCAACCCATTTTCCACGTCGCAGCatggtataatttaaaattcCTTATGCTTTACTTTTTCAAAACGCGAATTTTCTTATGCATTATGTTGGTAAACATAGCTAAATATGCTTAGGAAAATTATATATAGAGCAAAAAAGTAAGTTGAGTAATAACCTAataatctatctatctatttattttcagaattaatAACCAATTTGACTTCGATAAAGACATCAACAGACTGTTTGGGTGCGATGTTTACTGCTTCGATCCCAGGCAAgtttagaaaaaatgttttatacagaCTACATATAGTTCAGTAGACGTTATGCGATTTTTGAAACGGGAGAATATTGctgtatacatataaaatattagtaTATGCTTAGCCTATTTCTACCATTTTGACTTAGTCAAAAGGTTGTcacatgataaaaaataaactgatttgATCCAAGGTAATTTTGTCTGTTGAGTGGAGAAGATGATTTTAGAAAAGTGAAAAGTTTTGTTGTAAACTTATTTAGTTTATGTGGACAGataaaattttgtaaaacataaaagcaaaatgttttgtttatgttatgttcATGCCATATGGGTATCATGTGTATTTAATTAGCTTCACTGTTAGTAGCTGAGGGTGTATTGGACATTAAAGTCCATTCACTTTTAATTTTCATACACGAGCTGGTATGAAGCCACCGAGTGTTTATATCCCATACATCATAAGCTACTTATAACGTAACgatcttttctcccacctcagataagtagatccaatattttaatcatgctaaaaattcttatcttgcccaagggcgaagataaaatgcccgtatggaactcttttttaatcgtcaccacattgtaattacctcccttgttgaagaatgtagtctgtagcatcatggaaaccttgtcctGTGGCAATATTAAGAACGCTGACTAGTtttttctcgcttcaaatgttaccttaaaacagttttaacgcacatttcaagaaatattgcttcactctccttagaactatttaaagaccgatttgactattaacataatctcaaacactgcgcgcatatccatgacaaccacgatttatcgcatatccatacgcaaatagtgtcactaagcacaaaagagttccagcaaaaaatacatttttactttattttgtttaactgaggtgggagaaaatcaTCTATCATAGCCGCTAGTGAAAGATAGGTTCGTCCCGACCCTCGCGAAGTgcgttttgcggaaactcggtaaacctcgtttccgcaaaacactctacgctcgggtcggaatgatcCTACCTTACAccctcggccatggaagatacttataatatcaGCGATTACACCGACTATCCTTCTATCTTACAAAACAGTTTAGCATTTTGCAAACTTTCATAAGAAGTCAGAgttaataatgtttgttttttcacttCCCATTCACACTGGATTCTTCAAGTGATTAGTGTTTTAACTATTGGAGAGTAAATTTATTTAAGAGcatgtttcattttcaatatgcaaagttatcacccttttttcaagaattttgtAAACGCTATTAAATCAGATATGTTTCAAGAGCTGTAAAGAGCATCCGAAAGTCCATGCATAAAAAATACAGTGTGATCTTTAAAACAAAGGTCCTTATTTACCCCAATTTAAAACTAACGTCATTTCCATAACACACATcaaaaactaaacatttacaaattaaaacattaaacaatatttaaaaaacaacgaAGAACAACTTTAGGTTCCTCAACAAGACGGCTAAATcttgtttttgaaatacaaagAGTAGTATGTGAATTATAAGAGTTTCATTCAGAGAAGCTGAGAACGTGTGGCATGTTCATAAAATCTCAGTGTCTTAATACCACACCCGAGATTCGCTTTAACTAATAATACATCTTGATCATGTGATCGATCTAGACCAATCAGCGTCATTAATGGACGAGGTAAGATATATTCCTATACGAATGTGGACGTCTTGTACATAATTGTACATACAATAATGCATTGTAGAAGTATCAATTCATCTGATACACGATTGACAGTACCCATACGATCAATGTGTAAACTTCATACACCTTGGGTAATCTTAATACCAAAAATAGCgaacatgttattttttaattacagCAATAACAAATGGCTCTATGGATGTATATCCCGTATaacttttatacaaatattcCTACACAAAACGATATTTTAGCGAGGCAAGGgctttaaaacagtgaaaaacaaAAAGATAATGGATACTTTCGTAAAAATGCTTCGTCATCTCCATTGTTATCAGGGCTCATTGACAAGTCTTGTTCTCTGACAATAAAACATACCAGTTAAGATCAGCATCATACAAGGATCTTGTCTTACAGATAACACCTCGTACTAAATACATGGAAACATCATGCACAAAGTATAGCAAACATATTTGGAATGACATTCCTTTACATATACGTACCTTGAAAACCCTTAAAACGTTCAAAGGAAATTATAAGCTTCATTTATTGTGTgaatatgttattttacatgttctttaacatatttatatgttcaATTTATAGCCATGTTCTTTGCGTGTCTGTCAATGAATGCTTAAGtatgaatgcatttattaacagaatgtttaatagttttatatgtaaatgtatctttcgagttttaacattgacaggtgacttttttttcaagaataatgCTTTTTCTTTTGTTGCTTTACTTTGAaggccatattgaaaattagtATATATGTTCTCATGTGTCTAGATGTATAACCTTCGGtaaataaagcttttataattaataatattatcattataattattattatcattattattattattattattattattattattattattattttaatatcattattattattatatcgaTTTCcctttatatgtatatattttttgtccgATATTATTAACTGCCTCTGCAAgctgttgatatacatgtgctGTTTTCAGATGGGTTTGATACATAGCAAGAACAAAGTATTAATTGTTCAATTGTTCATATCCAGCTTAAATTGTTTCGTTTGCGTCAAATGTAGCAACTCTTTTAAAAGTGCTGATTCGACCAAATAGAACATCAGGGGATACCCGGACTGCCGAAATGAAACATGACACGGTATATGTGTAGGTTACTAAATGTGTATGAAAATATAAGCTCTTCTGGGGCAGAGTAATATTTTGCAACGCAGAGAatggtgttgttttatattatttgtaatactatttgatttaaatactgGTTGGGAAAAAAACGCGCCGGTACAAACTGTTTTCATCACAGTTAACCCACGCGATAGCAAATGAAATCAGACGTTTATGTACAATAGCATTGCTTTCCGATGATTTGTCagttaaaacaatatgtttcactgtttgaaacttTTGATTCTTTCACTAATTTAAAATCCTTGCCCCCATTCTCAATcaccaaatcaaacgtcagcgcacACAGGACCGGGACACAACTTCAACGACgttatttccgaaatgacgttacgttgGCATATAATTTGACGCTTTTTTGTCTAAGAACTaaaatgaaatgtcattttatattcttcttttaaggcatataattaaacgaaaaaaaaatgtttgttcagTGTAAACTGACAATAACTTTCAACTCGTGAATTATACCTGTTGGTGTTCACTCGATTAAAAATACtccgatcttacactgaaacaaacaaatatcttaTATAATGGATAAttcgtttgtttttaatttcccttttttcatatttcctcaGTATGGAAAGGGACAGTTTTCGGGTAGCAGACAAAATTTGGTTCTACAACTGGGGCCTGGGCGGTGAAAACTTTATTAATGACAATGGCTGGACGATAAAAACATTGGACGTCATCCGAAAGGAGCTGAAACAAACCAATGTAATTGTAGTTGTTGTGTACGTTTGGTTGCTTTGAAAAACGTTGTAAATAATCGTTATGTACGTTTGGTTGCTTTGAAAAACGTTGTAAATAATCGTTATGTACGTTTGGTTGCtttgaaaaatgttgttaataatCGTTATGTACGTTTGGTTGCTTTGAAAAACGTTGTAAATAATCGTTATGTACGTTTGGTTGCTTtgaaaaatgttgtaaataatCGTTATGTACGTTTGGTTGCTTTGAAAAACGTTGTAAATAATCGTTATGTACGTTTGGTTGCTTTGAAAAACGTTGTAAATAATCGTTATGTACGTTTGGTTGCTTTGAAAAACGTTGTAAATAATCGTTATGTACGTTTGGTTGCTTTGAAAAACGTTGTAAATAATCGTTATGTACGTTTGGTTGCTTtgaaaaatgttgtaaataatCGTTATGTACGTTTGGTTGCTTTGAAAAACGTTGTAAATAATCGTTATGTACGTTTGGTTGCTTTGAAAAACGTTGTAAATAATCGTTATGTACGTTTGGTTGCTTTGAACAACGTTGTAAATAATCGTTATGTACGTTTGGTTGCTTtgaaaaatgttgtaaataatCGTTATGTACGTTTGGTTGCTTtgaaaaatgttgtaaataatCGTTATGTATTTAGAATTATGCTACTTTAAAGTATGTCAATGTATCTGCAATACTTTGACCGAGAATTAATCGGTTCTTTCTCAAAGTTCTTTAAAGCATTGTGTTAAATATTGATGCCTGGCTACATCATACAATTTCGGTATTATTTAACAGGGTATTGCTTGCAGTTTATACCAAAAAGTACATCATAGATAAAGCTGacgtatttttattttttctgtcagCCGAAATGCGGCgaaaatataatgcaatatttcaGCGCCAAGCAAACTTTCAATTGTACAAATTTTGCATTActttacaataataaaacatattataaggTGAACAAAAATACACCAGTcacatttcaaatttcaattttaatcacaacgcattcaaaaataaaacatcaacagtTTTTAAAGTTGTGTTTGTTTCCACAATGGATAAACGggcttttttatgttttatgtcaaattttaaGATACTTGATAACTCGCCTAAAACGCGTATCGTTATATTTTAGAATGAAAAAGGTTCTAAAAAATGatggttttttttctatttctattgTTTCATCTAATTGCGTTCTTCTTGCAGcactttaacatttttagatCAAAGGCAATCAATAGTAAAATGTTTTAGACAAAACAGTTATCTCacgattttaatttgaataaccAATATTTTAACGATTCGACCAGTAATAAACAGGTATTGCGTACCAATTCAAACATTGGTCAGCCAAAAAGCACATGTACTGGTCAGCCCAAACGCACATGTTCTGCTCAGCCCAAACGCACGTGTCCTGGGCAACCAAAACTCACATTTTCTGTTCTGCCCAAACGCGCATGTCCTGGTCAGACAAAACGTCACATGTCCTGGGCAGCCAAAACGCACATGCTCTGGTTAATCAAAACGCACATGTCCTTGTCAGCTAAAACGCACATGTCCTGGTCAGCCCAAACGTACATTTTCTGGTCAGTCGAAACGCACATGTCATGGTCAGCCGAAACTCACATCTTCTGGTCAGCCGAAACGCATATGAGGCTTAACCCTTTTTCTTCTCGTCTTTCGGTTGTATAACACTTGATGTTACAGATGTCAATCATCGCTGCTACATATTCACTTGTTTGGGGTTAGATTATTCTCTTTATAACTGTAAACCCCTTTCAAAAATGATAGTAAATCCCTTCCTCAAAATCGGCTTATAAGTTCCTTTTCTTTAATCTTCACGGGGGAAGTGGTTGGTTCATTAATACGATGAAGTATACAGGAACAAGCTCagtaatcaaaatttaaaaaaacataacagtttAGCATTAGGCTGAGCTTAAAGTGCATTTTGCAGCAAATAAAAGTACCATAATGATTCAAGGAAATCTATATTTAGAATCCTCCCTTTGACATCATTTTGCGCCACCGATTGGACGCTTACAATCACTTATatgtggtgggggggggggggcgtgtaCCCAGTTTTATAACCCTGTTGGAAATATGACCCTGCTCTTCAACGATTcgaagacaaaacaaattaaattatactCTTTCGAAATTATTGGACTCTCAAAATGATACATAAGTTatattggtgttttttttcacgAACAAACGCTTCGTTACAAGCCACTGTATCTGTGTGTTTCAGAGGCCAATTGACGTATTAAAGATTGACATAGAAGGGGATGAGTGGTACACAATTCAACAGATGGTCTCATCAGGTGCTCTTAATGACGTCAAACAGATCTCCATGGAAACACACTACATGCCTGGAGGAAAGGGCAACCACTCGTTGTCTGCAGCTGAACAGCTGTATTTTTTAAGACAATTATACGATAATGGTTTTAGAATATACATGAGGGAACGAAATTTATGCTGTACTAAACTTTGGCCAGGTTTTAATCATAACATTTCGACTGTGAATgaaatatctttgataaaacTTGCGCAATAAATAGTTTCTATGTCTTCTTTCTTGTTGgtttattcttaaataatgtTCTCTCCTGTGGAAAAAAGGTAAAATAGAGACTGTAAAACAACCTTTAAAACTATGAACACGGTCACCCATTTCAACTTGATACAATACATTACACAGGTAGTCCAAATGTGCATCTCATCTCCTGTATGACCTGAATAATCGAAGTTTGAACTTCCGGAACGAACGATAACCTGAATAAACGAAGTTTGAACTTCCGTAACGAATGAAAACTTGAATTTACACTTAATTATCATATTAAACAGATCGTGGACTTTTCCACTTCATACACAATAATACTCACAAAATCTGACTACGCACTGAATCTTTAACATTAAACAGACACTCCAGTATTGCAAATCATTAATAGTCCGAACCAATAAATACCAATTTGCACtgcatcatcaatattaccCAGGTAATCCAACTTTGCTATTCCTCATCAATATAACCCAGGTAATCCAACTTTGCTATTCCTCATCAATATAACCCAGGTAATCCAACTTTGCTATTCCTCATCAATATAACCCAGGTAATCCAACTTTGAtatgcatcatcaatattaccCAGGTAATCCAACTTTGAtatgcatcatcaatattacccaggtattccaactttgctatgcatcatcaatattacccaggtaatccaactttgctatgcatcatcaatattaccCAGGTAATCCAACTTTGAtatgcatcatcaatattaccCAGGTAATTCAACTTTGAtatgcatcatcaatattaccCAGGTTATCCAACTTTGCTATGCACATCAATATTTCACAGGTAATCCATTTTTGCTATGCATCGTCAATATTACCCAGGTAGTCCAATTTTGCTATGCAACATCAATATTACCCAGGTTATCCAACTTTGCtatgcatcatcaatattaccCAGGTTATCCAACTTCATTAATATAACCCAAGTTATCCAACTTTGCtatgcatcatcaatattaccCAGGTAATTCAACTTTGCTATGCACCATCAATATTACCCAGGTTATCCAACTTTGCACTGCATCATCAATAATACCCAGGTTATCCAACTTTGCACTGCACCATCAATATTACCCAGGTTATCCAACTTTGCTATGCGTCATCAATATTACCCAGGTTATCCAACTTTGTtatgcatcatcaatattacccaggttatccaactttgctatgcatcatcaatattaccCAGGTTATTCAACTTTGCTATGCATCATCAATATTTCCCAGGTAATCCAACTTTGCTAAGAATCATTAATATAACACAGGTTATCCAACTTTGCtatgcatcatcaatattaccCAGGTTATCCAACTTTGATATGCACCATCAATATTTCCCAGGTTATCCAACTTTGCTAAGAATCATTAATATA
The DNA window shown above is from Mya arenaria isolate MELC-2E11 chromosome 6, ASM2691426v1 and carries:
- the LOC128237688 gene encoding uncharacterized protein LOC128237688, translating into MAKLKSSLLKHAPIVKVVFSVHVRRTDKLKGEAEFHALEEYMNHVADWYPEYVFMFNKTFTQYAKNLHTRISDNMSLEGIVRDIVMLSRCDYLVCTMSSNVCKLAYALMHVLRGDASDRVVSVDVDFLYYVRLSRIYTAMLPHRYPVHGEIGFEVGDVIITRSGRQSSFQERGFIAGRNRRTGKEGWVPKYKLVEVFIAIIDDRHETTLSDRFISLFLCLQTPRVKAEPEDYIIPDISKLKHMSEQSLMQIYWKYINRLQVLCKDIIRVGSLKDGGKEICIDEPYKPKTPCLVYSFGINNQFDFDKDINRLFGCDVYCFDPSMERDSFRVADKIWFYNWGLGGENFINDNGWTIKTLDVIRKELKQTNRPIDVLKIDIEGDEWYTIQQMVSSGALNDVKQISMETHYMPGGKGNHSLSAAEQLYFLRQLYDNGFRIYMRERNLCCTKLWPGFNHNISTVNEISLIKLAQ